The following proteins come from a genomic window of Sphaerisporangium rubeum:
- the purB gene encoding adenylosuccinate lyase codes for MTSFFGNAEMRAVFDDRGLMQSWLDVEAGLARAQAGLGIVPTAAADRITATARVDRLDLTALRAAARRTVHPLVPLVRALAEACGEEAGGYVHLGATTQDVMDTGFVLRARQGLDIVGRQVGELVRLLRRLALRHRDTPMAARTHGQQALPTTFGLRCAVWQSELQRHRDRLAEMTPRLLVTSMGGAAGTMAGYGPKAFALEAALAGELGLTPARVPWHSAPDRFAECVTVLALIAATAEKLAREVYFLGRTEIGEAGEPQGDGQVGSSTMPHKRNPIRCEAVIAAATTLRAQVPVAFGAMVAQDDRDMGVGMTLWKLLPECFILIGGALERLIEVVAGLHVDTARMRANLDVTGGLVLSEAVMLRLAPRLGRERAHSLVHRIVREGLERDIPFAAMLRTDPEVTAALDTGELERLLDPLSYVGHAAALVDRALLDSETP; via the coding sequence GTGACGAGCTTCTTCGGCAACGCCGAGATGCGCGCGGTGTTCGACGACCGCGGCCTCATGCAGTCGTGGCTGGACGTGGAGGCGGGCCTGGCCCGCGCGCAGGCCGGGCTCGGGATCGTCCCCACCGCCGCCGCCGACCGGATCACCGCGACGGCGCGGGTGGACCGGCTGGACCTGACGGCGCTGCGTGCCGCGGCGCGCCGGACCGTGCATCCGCTGGTCCCGCTGGTCAGAGCGCTGGCCGAGGCGTGCGGGGAGGAAGCGGGGGGCTATGTGCACCTCGGCGCGACCACGCAGGACGTGATGGACACCGGGTTCGTGCTGCGCGCGCGCCAGGGCCTGGACATCGTGGGACGGCAGGTCGGCGAGCTGGTCCGGCTGCTGCGGCGGCTCGCGCTGCGCCACCGCGACACCCCGATGGCGGCCCGCACCCACGGCCAGCAGGCGCTGCCGACGACGTTCGGCCTGCGGTGCGCGGTGTGGCAGAGCGAACTGCAGCGGCACCGCGACCGGCTCGCCGAGATGACGCCGCGGCTGCTGGTGACCAGCATGGGTGGCGCGGCGGGGACCATGGCGGGGTACGGGCCGAAGGCGTTCGCGCTGGAGGCGGCGCTCGCCGGCGAGCTCGGGCTGACCCCGGCGCGGGTCCCCTGGCACTCGGCTCCGGACCGGTTCGCCGAGTGCGTGACCGTGCTCGCGCTGATCGCCGCGACCGCCGAGAAACTCGCCAGAGAGGTGTACTTCCTCGGCCGCACCGAGATCGGCGAGGCGGGGGAGCCGCAGGGGGACGGTCAGGTCGGCAGCAGCACCATGCCGCACAAGCGCAACCCGATCAGATGCGAGGCCGTGATCGCCGCGGCGACGACGCTGCGCGCGCAGGTGCCGGTGGCGTTCGGCGCGATGGTCGCGCAGGACGACCGCGACATGGGGGTCGGCATGACCCTGTGGAAGCTGCTGCCGGAGTGCTTCATCCTCATCGGCGGCGCGCTGGAACGGCTCATCGAGGTAGTCGCCGGTCTGCACGTCGACACGGCGCGGATGCGCGCCAACCTGGACGTCACCGGGGGCCTCGTGCTGTCGGAGGCCGTCATGCTCCGGCTGGCCCCGCGCCTCGGCAGGGAACGGGCCCACTCCCTGGTGCACCGGATCGTGCGCGAAGGGCTGGAACGTGACATCCCCTTCGCCGCCATGCTGCGGACCGACCCCGAGGTGACGGCGGCCCTCGACACCGGCGAGCTGGAACGCCTGCTGGACCCGCTCTCGTACGTAGGCCACGCCGCGGCCCTGGTGGACCGCGCGCTGCTCGACTCGGAGACCCCATGA
- a CDS encoding enoyl-CoA hydratase/isomerase family protein has translation MNAQNARPTVTLTVENRVATVTLARPARRNSFDLDMLACFEDVLHRLGRADGVEVVLLTGEGPAFCAGTDLDELAKLDPATTLRVQHRTADLVERWHRLEQTTVTAFNGPAIGSGAVLGLASDLRIAAATTFFAFPEVSFGIPLTWSGMAILADLAGADRAKRWVMLGDRLDREELLRHDLVMSVVPADGLAGAAARLVDRLLADPPLGRAMTKRAARLAGPRFEAVAADPYLGALGVALRPGGAYPKGGR, from the coding sequence ATGAACGCACAGAACGCGCGGCCGACGGTCACGCTGACCGTCGAGAACCGGGTGGCGACCGTCACGCTGGCACGGCCGGCGCGGCGCAACTCGTTCGACCTGGACATGCTCGCCTGTTTCGAGGACGTCCTGCACCGGCTCGGCCGCGCGGACGGCGTCGAGGTGGTGCTGCTCACCGGGGAGGGCCCGGCGTTCTGCGCGGGGACCGACCTGGACGAGCTCGCGAAGCTGGACCCGGCGACCACGCTGCGCGTCCAGCACCGCACGGCGGACCTGGTGGAACGCTGGCACCGGCTGGAGCAGACCACGGTGACCGCGTTCAACGGCCCGGCCATCGGCTCAGGCGCCGTGCTCGGTCTGGCGTCCGACCTGCGGATCGCCGCCGCCACGACGTTCTTCGCCTTCCCCGAGGTGAGCTTCGGCATCCCGCTGACCTGGAGCGGCATGGCGATCCTCGCCGACCTCGCCGGCGCCGACCGCGCCAAACGCTGGGTCATGCTGGGGGACCGCCTCGACCGTGAGGAACTGCTGCGGCACGACCTCGTCATGTCGGTCGTCCCCGCCGACGGCCTGGCCGGCGCCGCCGCGCGGCTCGTCGACCGGCTGCTCGCCGACCCGCCGCTCGGCCGGGCCATGACCAAACGCGCCGCGCGGCTCGCGGGCCCCCGCTTCGAGGCCGTCGCCGCCGACCCCTACCTCGGCGCGCTCGGCGTGGCCCTGCGTCCCGGCGGCGCCTACCCCAAGGGGGGCCGGTGA
- a CDS encoding thiamine pyrophosphate-binding protein → MRAYEALADELVAHGVDTVFGLMGDANMFLIADLVERHGVRYVAARTEGGAVMMADGYARVTGRTGVATVTQGPGLASAGNALTVARHARTPLLLVAGDTPAEDPLHVQNFDQAPFARATAGREITVAAPRTVRRDTARALRAAAEHPGPVVLNAGMDLQDTEVDPAGLLPAARRPVSAAPPVPPDPEGLARLADALRAARRPVLLAGRGAEAARGELVELADHAGAMLATTVMAAGLFAGHPYHLGVAGGLARPLTREVLAEADLVAAFGAGVNRWTTDHGALFPRATLAAVDRSAEALGARWPVDIAVLGDAATAARALRAETAAGGRPLWRTEELAARIASAGPFAGITYAAEDGRIDPRAFMEICARRLPRDRTTVVGVGQFGGWPNLFLDSPAVDRAFVAPWDFGSIGVGVPFGIGAAVGRPGRPVVVFEGDGSLLTVLGELDTLARTGAPVLVVVLDDGAYGAEVRKLAPRGADTGLATFPGRDLAAVAQALGVPAHVVCDAESAERAFDASPAGPVLMQVKVARGVVQRHF, encoded by the coding sequence GTGAGGGCCTACGAGGCGCTGGCCGACGAGCTGGTGGCGCACGGCGTCGACACGGTCTTCGGCCTCATGGGTGACGCCAACATGTTCCTGATCGCGGACCTCGTCGAACGGCACGGCGTGCGGTACGTGGCGGCGCGGACCGAAGGCGGCGCGGTGATGATGGCCGACGGGTACGCGCGCGTGACCGGCAGGACCGGTGTCGCGACCGTCACTCAGGGGCCGGGGCTGGCGAGCGCAGGCAACGCGCTGACCGTCGCGCGGCACGCGCGCACCCCGCTGCTGCTGGTCGCGGGGGACACCCCGGCCGAGGACCCGCTGCACGTGCAGAACTTCGACCAGGCGCCGTTCGCGCGCGCCACGGCCGGCCGGGAGATCACGGTCGCGGCGCCGCGCACCGTCCGCCGCGACACCGCACGCGCGCTGCGCGCCGCCGCCGAGCACCCCGGGCCGGTCGTGCTCAACGCCGGCATGGACCTGCAGGACACCGAGGTGGACCCGGCCGGCCTGCTGCCTGCCGCTCGCCGGCCGGTGTCCGCCGCGCCACCGGTGCCACCGGACCCCGAAGGCCTGGCCCGCCTCGCGGACGCGCTGCGCGCGGCGCGCCGTCCGGTGCTGCTCGCCGGACGCGGGGCCGAGGCCGCGCGCGGCGAACTGGTGGAGCTCGCCGACCACGCAGGCGCGATGCTCGCCACCACGGTCATGGCCGCCGGCCTGTTCGCCGGACATCCCTACCACCTCGGCGTGGCCGGGGGCCTGGCCAGGCCGCTCACCCGTGAGGTGCTGGCCGAGGCGGACCTCGTCGCCGCGTTCGGCGCCGGCGTCAACCGGTGGACCACCGACCACGGCGCGCTGTTCCCCCGCGCGACGCTGGCCGCCGTGGACCGCTCCGCCGAGGCGCTCGGCGCGCGCTGGCCGGTGGACATCGCCGTGCTCGGCGACGCCGCGACGGCGGCGCGGGCCCTGCGCGCGGAGACGGCCGCCGGTGGACGTCCGCTGTGGCGCACCGAGGAGCTGGCGGCGCGGATCGCGTCCGCCGGCCCGTTCGCCGGGATCACGTACGCCGCCGAGGACGGCAGGATCGACCCGCGCGCGTTCATGGAGATCTGCGCGAGGCGGCTGCCGCGCGATCGCACGACGGTCGTCGGGGTCGGCCAGTTCGGCGGATGGCCGAACCTGTTCCTCGACTCACCCGCCGTGGACCGGGCCTTCGTCGCGCCGTGGGACTTCGGCAGCATCGGCGTCGGGGTGCCGTTCGGCATCGGCGCCGCCGTGGGACGGCCCGGCCGGCCGGTCGTCGTGTTCGAGGGGGACGGCAGCCTGCTGACCGTGCTCGGCGAGCTCGACACCCTGGCGAGGACCGGCGCGCCGGTCCTCGTCGTGGTGCTCGACGACGGCGCGTACGGCGCCGAGGTGCGCAAACTCGCGCCGCGCGGCGCGGACACCGGTCTCGCGACGTTCCCGGGACGCGACCTGGCCGCCGTGGCGCAGGCGCTCGGCGTACCGGCGCATGTGGTGTGCGACGCGGAGTCCGCCGAGCGGGCCTTCGACGCGTCGCCGGCCGGTCCGGTGCTGATGCAGGTGAAGGTGGCGCGTGGTGTGGTCCAGCGGCACTTCTGA
- a CDS encoding IclR family transcriptional regulator: protein MTAEPVRDSGTQALDRALSILLAFHRDTPERKVSDVSRELGLHKSTASRLFRALTDAGFLRRNEETGGYRLGVTVFDLGARYLAGLDVHAMARPLLRELAERTGESVNLALREGMDAISIDVVPGTHTLQLVSRLGRRIPLWCSAAGKVLLTDLDDDAVRALLAPARWTRLTPSTAGDIEEFLGMLAEVRERGWALNDQESEEGLRVIAVPVRDRHGAVTASISVSGPIFRLTDDRVKELVSAATVTAGELSVQLGYGVGDIWGS from the coding sequence ATGACGGCCGAACCGGTCAGGGACTCCGGCACGCAGGCGCTGGACCGGGCCCTGAGCATCCTGCTGGCCTTCCACCGGGACACCCCCGAGCGCAAGGTCAGCGACGTGAGCAGGGAGCTCGGCCTGCACAAATCGACGGCGAGCAGGCTGTTCCGCGCGCTCACCGACGCCGGATTCCTGCGGCGCAACGAGGAGACCGGCGGCTACCGGCTCGGTGTCACGGTGTTCGACCTCGGCGCGCGTTACCTCGCGGGGCTCGACGTGCACGCCATGGCCCGGCCGTTGCTGCGCGAGCTGGCCGAGCGGACCGGCGAGTCGGTGAACCTCGCGCTGCGCGAAGGCATGGACGCCATCTCCATCGACGTGGTCCCCGGCACGCACACCTTGCAACTGGTGTCGCGGCTCGGCCGGCGCATCCCGTTGTGGTGCAGCGCCGCCGGCAAAGTCCTGCTGACCGACCTGGACGACGACGCGGTCCGCGCGCTGCTCGCGCCGGCGAGGTGGACCCGGCTCACGCCGAGCACCGCCGGTGACATCGAGGAGTTCCTCGGCATGCTCGCCGAGGTCCGCGAGCGCGGCTGGGCTCTCAACGACCAGGAGAGCGAGGAAGGGCTGCGCGTCATCGCCGTGCCGGTCCGCGACCGGCACGGGGCCGTCACCGCCTCGATCAGCGTCTCCGGGCCGATCTTCCGGCTCACCGACGACCGGGTCAAGGAGCTGGTCTCCGCCGCGACCGTCACCGCCGGTGAGCTGTCGGTCCAGCTCGGGTACGGAGTCGGCGACATCTGGGGCAGCTGA
- a CDS encoding hydantoinase B/oxoprolinase family protein — MTLNPIDLEVVTEGLISIVREMRQTIFRTAHSPVIAEAQDFSCALFGPGGEMVAQGRDMPGHVIAMPASVAEILADFRAGMRPGDLYMVNDPYRGGSHLNDVTLMAPVFVGDELFVFPCVRMHWADIGGMTPGSVSGQATEILQEGMRVPPIRLMEAGEENAAAYSILFANVRMADERRGDLASCVAACRTAERRLREMVERYGADAVLDCVTANMARTEARLRDRIGDLADGTYHYEDYLDLYTDGRYDAALVRCALTVEGDQITADFRGSSPQVAAVVNSSLAMTTAGVFIAVKSALDPGGMVNHGAFRPLTVVTDPGTVVHVTYPAPANAHSEVRKRVISAVMAALSQVAPDLVAADQFGTTFQNLIGGVDAGRPYLYYDYPAGGNGGYLESDGPSAMNPVDLGDISTIQSVERLESEIPILVEACELRPGSGGDGLRRGGLGTRRATRLLAGSGSYSVQTDRTTVPPYGLALGGPGAPTGTHILRDGERIDFDTPGKVAGYPMRRGDVLVMESAGGGGFGDPLDRDPAAVAADVAEGYLDEAAARDRYGVVLTGGEPDATATGQARQESRAARRRLPVAGGDRPAYTGVRGRRRLARTAPGGGLADGTLVELHGRNPAPLRAWIGHDPGVPAGLITLDDDALRILGLGEGEPADVRVLADPGTGGAR, encoded by the coding sequence ATGACGCTGAACCCGATCGATCTGGAGGTCGTGACCGAGGGTCTGATCTCGATTGTCCGCGAGATGCGGCAGACCATCTTCCGCACGGCGCACTCCCCGGTCATCGCCGAGGCGCAGGACTTCTCCTGCGCGCTGTTCGGCCCCGGCGGCGAGATGGTCGCGCAGGGCCGCGACATGCCGGGCCACGTGATCGCGATGCCGGCCTCCGTGGCCGAGATCCTCGCCGACTTCCGCGCCGGGATGCGTCCCGGCGACCTCTACATGGTCAACGACCCCTACCGCGGCGGCAGCCACCTCAACGACGTCACCCTCATGGCGCCGGTGTTCGTCGGCGACGAGCTGTTCGTGTTCCCCTGCGTGCGGATGCACTGGGCCGACATCGGCGGCATGACCCCCGGCAGCGTCTCCGGCCAGGCCACCGAGATCCTCCAGGAAGGCATGCGCGTGCCGCCGATCCGCCTGATGGAGGCCGGCGAGGAGAACGCCGCGGCGTACAGCATCCTGTTCGCCAACGTCCGCATGGCCGACGAGCGCCGCGGCGACCTCGCGTCGTGCGTGGCCGCCTGCCGCACCGCCGAGCGCCGCCTGCGCGAGATGGTGGAGCGGTACGGCGCGGACGCGGTGCTCGACTGCGTGACGGCCAACATGGCCCGCACCGAGGCCCGCCTGCGCGACCGGATCGGCGACCTCGCCGACGGCACCTACCACTACGAGGACTACCTCGACCTCTACACCGACGGACGGTACGACGCCGCGCTCGTCCGCTGCGCGCTCACCGTCGAAGGCGACCAGATCACCGCCGACTTCCGCGGCTCCTCCCCGCAGGTCGCCGCCGTCGTCAACTCCTCGCTCGCGATGACCACCGCCGGGGTCTTCATCGCCGTCAAGTCGGCGCTCGACCCCGGCGGCATGGTGAACCACGGCGCGTTCCGGCCCCTCACCGTCGTCACCGACCCCGGCACCGTCGTGCACGTGACCTACCCCGCGCCGGCCAACGCGCACAGCGAGGTGCGCAAACGCGTCATCTCGGCGGTGATGGCGGCACTCAGCCAGGTCGCGCCGGACCTGGTCGCCGCCGACCAGTTCGGCACGACGTTCCAGAACCTCATCGGCGGCGTCGACGCCGGACGGCCCTACCTGTACTACGACTACCCGGCAGGCGGCAACGGCGGCTACCTGGAGTCCGACGGCCCGAGCGCGATGAACCCGGTCGACCTCGGCGACATCTCCACCATCCAGTCGGTGGAACGCCTGGAGAGCGAGATCCCGATCCTGGTGGAGGCGTGCGAGCTGCGGCCCGGCTCGGGAGGCGACGGCCTGCGCCGCGGCGGCCTCGGCACCCGCAGAGCCACCCGCCTGCTCGCCGGCTCCGGCTCCTACTCGGTGCAGACCGACCGCACCACCGTCCCGCCGTACGGCCTGGCGCTCGGCGGCCCCGGAGCCCCCACCGGCACCCACATCCTGCGCGACGGCGAGCGGATCGACTTCGACACCCCCGGCAAGGTCGCCGGGTACCCGATGCGGCGCGGCGACGTGCTGGTGATGGAGTCGGCCGGCGGTGGCGGCTTCGGCGACCCCCTCGACCGCGACCCAGCCGCGGTCGCCGCGGACGTGGCCGAGGGCTACCTCGACGAGGCCGCGGCGCGCGACCGCTACGGCGTCGTGCTGACCGGCGGCGAACCCGACGCGACCGCGACCGGCCAGGCCAGGCAGGAGTCGCGCGCCGCACGCCGGCGGCTGCCGGTCGCCGGCGGGGACCGTCCCGCCTACACCGGCGTACGCGGCAGGCGGCGCCTCGCGCGCACGGCCCCCGGCGGCGGGCTCGCCGACGGCACCCTGGTCGAACTGCACGGCCGCAACCCCGCGCCGCTGCGCGCCTGGATCGGCCACGACCCCGGCGTGCCGGCCGGCCTGATCACCCTCGACGACGACGCGCTGCGCATCCTCGGCCTCGGCGAGGGGGAACCCGCCGACGTCCGGGTGCTCGCGGACCCCGGCACAGGAGGCGCACGATGA
- a CDS encoding tRNA U-34 5-methylaminomethyl-2-thiouridine biosynthesis protein, producing MSKVFRLPAPGGTHGRRPAPATTPSPSVPSSRGRAGIVAGYLSPHPPHLVYAENPPQNEPRSEGGWETLRWAYDRLRRRIKEVHRPDTLIVHAPHWITMVGHHVNCAPNPKGVSVEPIFPHLFRYHYDFRTDVPLAEAIADEAEGLGLVTSRMRDPDVRVDYATIGALHMVNPDWDIPVVSLSANNNPYFYSDASLGDMEVLGEATRRAVERTGRRAVLLGSNSLSHLHWHEEPELPEDMEREHPYNNHQYRWDMKLLEAIRRGPTAPLKELISEHIEATASETKAGSLTWLLAAMGWPRVPGDVLGYGTIIGTGNAVVEWTPEEDHHG from the coding sequence ATGAGCAAGGTCTTCCGGCTCCCCGCACCCGGCGGCACCCACGGCCGCAGGCCGGCCCCCGCCACCACGCCGTCCCCGTCCGTGCCGTCGTCCCGTGGCCGCGCCGGGATCGTGGCCGGCTACCTCAGCCCTCATCCGCCGCACCTGGTGTACGCCGAGAACCCGCCGCAGAACGAGCCGCGCTCCGAAGGCGGCTGGGAGACGCTGCGCTGGGCCTACGACCGGCTGCGCAGGCGGATCAAGGAGGTGCACCGGCCGGACACGCTGATCGTGCACGCGCCGCACTGGATCACCATGGTCGGCCACCACGTCAACTGCGCGCCGAACCCCAAAGGCGTCTCGGTCGAGCCGATCTTCCCGCACCTGTTCCGCTACCACTACGACTTCCGTACCGACGTGCCGCTGGCCGAGGCCATCGCCGACGAGGCCGAGGGCCTGGGCCTCGTCACCAGCCGGATGCGCGACCCCGATGTGCGGGTCGACTACGCCACCATCGGCGCGCTCCACATGGTCAACCCCGACTGGGACATCCCCGTGGTGTCGCTGTCGGCCAACAACAACCCCTACTTCTACTCCGACGCGTCGCTCGGCGACATGGAGGTCCTCGGCGAGGCGACCCGCCGCGCCGTCGAGCGCACCGGCCGCCGCGCCGTGCTGCTCGGGTCCAACTCGCTGTCGCACCTGCACTGGCACGAGGAACCCGAGCTCCCCGAGGACATGGAGCGCGAGCACCCCTACAACAACCACCAGTACCGCTGGGACATGAAGCTGCTCGAAGCCATCAGGCGCGGCCCCACCGCGCCGCTCAAGGAGCTGATCTCCGAGCACATCGAGGCCACCGCCTCGGAGACCAAGGCCGGCAGCCTCACCTGGCTGCTCGCCGCCATGGGCTGGCCGCGGGTCCCCGGCGACGTCCTCGGGTACGGCACGATCATCGGCACCGGCAACGCCGTCGTCGAGTGGACACCTGAGGAGGACCACCATGGCTGA
- a CDS encoding 2-amino-5-chlorophenol 1,6-dioxygenase subunit alpha: MAEPAGVVAAAMLPGMPHLLAADQAPSWAELAGAAREVGDRLRALRPDVVLLLSTQWFTVLGHQFQCDPRVSGRHTDENWYAYDYGHLEYDLRFDVPFTERWAGAVDARGMQARRTRYAGFPIDTGLIVASALLDPRHELPLAQVSCNLYAGPETLAEVGAAGARAARDAGLRAAVVVVTGLSSGLIQQWIEPREDRIADPAHDRWNTRMLGLLTEGRTDEALALREDFARQALADSQFRAFAFLDGAGGACGPAHLHAYGPVWGTGGAVLSWNLT, encoded by the coding sequence ATGGCTGAGCCGGCCGGCGTCGTCGCCGCCGCGATGCTGCCAGGCATGCCGCACCTGCTCGCCGCCGACCAGGCCCCCTCGTGGGCCGAGCTCGCCGGCGCCGCGCGCGAGGTCGGCGACCGGCTGCGCGCGCTGCGGCCCGACGTGGTGCTGCTGCTGTCCACCCAGTGGTTCACCGTGCTCGGCCACCAGTTCCAGTGCGACCCGCGCGTGTCGGGCCGGCACACCGACGAGAACTGGTACGCCTACGACTACGGTCACCTGGAGTACGACCTGCGGTTCGACGTGCCGTTCACCGAGCGGTGGGCCGGCGCCGTGGACGCGCGCGGCATGCAGGCCCGCCGCACCCGCTACGCCGGGTTCCCCATCGACACCGGTCTCATCGTGGCGTCCGCGCTGCTCGACCCGCGCCACGAGCTGCCGCTCGCGCAGGTCTCCTGCAACCTGTACGCCGGGCCGGAGACCCTCGCCGAGGTCGGCGCGGCCGGCGCGCGGGCCGCGCGGGACGCCGGGCTGCGTGCCGCCGTGGTCGTGGTCACCGGCCTGTCGTCCGGGCTGATCCAGCAGTGGATCGAGCCGCGTGAGGACCGGATCGCCGACCCCGCGCACGACCGGTGGAACACCCGGATGCTCGGCCTGCTCACCGAGGGCCGCACCGACGAGGCGCTCGCGCTGCGCGAGGACTTCGCGCGGCAGGCCCTCGCCGACAGCCAGTTCCGCGCCTTCGCCTTCCTCGACGGCGCCGGTGGCGCCTGTGGACCGGCACACCTGCACGCCTACGGCCCGGTGTGGGGGACCGGCGGCGCGGTCCTGTCCTGGAACCTGACCTGA
- a CDS encoding BMC domain-containing protein produces the protein MAAGFVEAEGFVPIFDAVDAMVKATEVEVTGVVRLGGGIVAVAVRGDLATVEEAVDLGEQVAAAKAGRSVRSIVFASPCDAVSALAVDPRLLGS, from the coding sequence ATGGCGGCGGGATTCGTGGAAGCCGAAGGCTTCGTCCCGATTTTCGATGCGGTGGACGCGATGGTGAAGGCCACCGAGGTCGAGGTGACCGGCGTGGTCCGGCTCGGCGGCGGCATCGTCGCGGTGGCCGTACGTGGTGACCTCGCCACCGTCGAGGAGGCGGTGGACCTCGGCGAGCAGGTCGCCGCGGCCAAGGCGGGCCGCTCGGTCCGTTCCATCGTCTTCGCCAGCCCGTGCGACGCCGTCTCGGCGCTCGCCGTGGACCCCCGGCTGCTCGGCAGCTAG